The Helianthus annuus cultivar XRQ/B chromosome 15, HanXRQr2.0-SUNRISE, whole genome shotgun sequence genomic sequence TGacatttagtttttatttttaacagcTACTGAAATATCGAACCATGTTCACATAAAAAAAAACCTATAGGTTGACCGTTTGACGATGACAACAAATATCGAAAAGTCAAACATTCAAAAACGCGCAAAGCCGCAAACAGTAAACAATATATTAATGAAAAGCGTGGATTCTGTCTCTATCaccatttttttataatttattttttttataatttaatattaatttataagacaaaagatcaaatacaaataaaattAACGTACAAAAAGTACGAACTGAATGTTTTACTAAAAAAAGCGATGGAATTTTCGTGATTATTAgtaattatcaaattactctacaaatgatcctgtagagtaattttgatctttttagagtaattttgtaaaatgttcttatagagtaattttgatcttgtagggtaattatcatccaaaattactctacaagtgtatcaaaattactctgcatcaaaattactttacaaataAATTAGAATTACTCtacaagtttatcaaacaacatacaattcaaaattactctacaaatgatcatTTTAACAGTTTATATGGTTTTCTAGTTTCAGCTACAactgtgtaattttttttttttcaaatacatCATTTTTAGTgaaaaactagaaaaataaacaaaagttAAAAGATATAAATAGGATATAAATATATTGATGTGAGAAATTAAACCAATGTAACCGGGTCTGGGTACAAACTAATTGATCGCAATGATATTTTTAAATGCATGTAGGGTGAAAAAAATACatggaaaaataaattaaatgacGACATAAATATACTTAATTAGACTTTGTGAAATCAAAAAAGGTAGGTTTGCCGTTTGCATAAACGAGATAATTCATTGATATACTTTTCTAAAATAATGATCTTGAATTATTGACAATGATCTAATATCTTCCTTAGGGTGAGCGGGGCACCAGCGGGGAGTGGCAGCGGTGACCCAATTCCCTCAGCGGGAACACCGCCGTCATCCCTGCGGTGACCCAATTCGGGGAGGGTGGTCGGGGAGAGTTCACCGAAgaaggggagtcccctctcttacgcacacccTAAGGGTTGTTGTTGGTCGGGGGAGTTCACCGAAGAAGtatttttaaataacaaacaaattaaaaGATTCTTCTATTTTGTAGATATTATATTCATTGTAAATAAGCAAACCTAAAAAAGATGATGTATAACTAGAACTAAAAGTGTTTCGTCTTTATTTGAAGAAATTTGAAGAAATATTTAAAATTCTTTACTTTCAGTTAATGATACTTTTTCGAGATCTTATGGCTAGTTATGTTCTCTTAATGATCTTGAATACTTTTTAACATTATTAATTCTTTTGGTCAACCCTTTACTCACGATCATTCTTACCCTAAAGcattttatataaatttaaacatAAAATAAGCAATATAATCACGAAAAAAAACATGAATACATGTTTAATGAGTTTCATAGCCATATGTATGGTTATAGAAAATATAGAATTCCGCATACATAttttatttatgctcttttactTGTTTTGAGATAATTTAGAAAGAAATTATTGGATCAAAACAAATTAGTAAagttaaataaagaaaattattgAATCAAGACAAACTAGTAATGTTAAATTATGGCACATGGATTGGTCGGGGAGACTAAGTTACTCATGAATGTGTGATCGTGATAATTCTAatccttaaaatatatatataaaaaaacctttCAATTAAACTCGTGATCACAGCCTTTAGACTTTAGCGTACACTAAGACCGGCAAGTCTGTTTGATATGTCTTCGCACATGTGTTCTTGCGAGCATATCTTCAATGGATGCTCAACATCCTAATTAATGTAATTAACATCGTGTAAATTGTTTTGCTCACTTTGAAAGCTTGACTTCAAAATTAAGATGGGTTTGAAGATCTTTAGTGGTATGAATTGAACTTCATATTAGTCTAGACATGATCATGATTTATCATATAGAAAGTCAAGGATGCTCATACTATAATAATGTTTACTTGTTTAGTTTAAAGCATGACTTTGGACTAAAACTATGTGAGTTGAGCTTTGGTGTGCATGCATGAAGTTAGATTATGTAATTTGCTTACCAACAATCTTTGCACAAATGGTGTGGAAATGGCCCATCAACTAAGCCTACAAGACAACATAATAAGTGTACAGCCAACTAAAAGTTATGACTTATGGATATAATAAAATCAGAGGCAGACATATGATTTATTTGTAGTAAAAatgtaataatttttttttatcacgaGATATCATATTAGATGTAAGTTCAAAGACAAATATCACATTAGTTTTTCAATAAGACAAAGATACCATACAACAAGAAGATAACATGCAAATGCAAAAACCACCAAAAGTATCTGAAAAATTAACCATCTAAGACAAAGTTAATACAAACTAGTATCATCCCTCTAAAAGTCATTAATCGCAATTATACGTTTCCACAAAATTCTTTCATCGACCATGTCATCATATAGGGGCGTAGCTTAGTGTGAAGTGGGGGATGCACCCCCTCCTCCCAATGTTTCGGTTATAAGTGTAAACTTTCCTATTTTTcatctgaaaattttaaaattatataggattatCCCCCTAATTAATTTTcttaaatatttatacaatatataaattgggtcccaTGACTTTCTGTCTACTCGGAACTTtttctcaagcttcgccactgttttCATAGATAGGTAACTAGCAAATCATGTCTGGCTAACTCATTCCAAATAAAGTAGTTTTTTTTAAACGACAATAATTTTTTATAAACCAATAAGTTactaactaaataaaaaaaagtcaaaaacacccaataataaaaaatataaatacataTACACCGTTTTTCTATATTAAATACTTTGACCTACCAATATTAACAATTAAAACAAGAATTGAATACTTTTATTACTTgaagaaaacaaaaaacaaaagaagaagagcaataaaactttatattaataGTGTTTGAATGCTTGACCAAACAAAAAAGCTTGTGATTGGCGCCTCCTCCCCTCCACATTCTTGGTCAAATTCCATCTCCCAACACCACACATTCTCTCCAATTCCAATTCCGATTCACCAGAGTAACCGTTACCCATCAATCCCCAAAAAAACCCGACCCGAATCCATCCCAATTCACACAACAAAGTCCCCTTCAAATTAGGTCAGATTTCAGTACCAAATTGACCCATCAAAACCCTTTTTAATCTTTCAAATTCGTATGTTTCATCTTCTGGTACGGGTGATTAGTCAATTTGGTGAATAATTTTATCTAATTTTGACAAAATTGTCATGAATTTCACAACCCCCTTTTGTTGCTGCTCGTATGTCTCTGTTTCCTCTGTTTTCTTGCTTCAGGTTGAATTCATTAATCATGATTAAATGGGTCaatctttttttataaatttcgAATACCCATTTGGATTTTGATACTATGGATTCGGTTCTTGAGGTTTTTTACCCGAAATTGGTTCTTTTTGTGTTGGGGTTTTGGTCTTTTGTATCCACATGTTTGCTTCATCTGCTTAGGTATTTCACAAGGTATGTTCaaattattgattttagtttagttttgttttgttttacatgaTGTAGTTATATAGTTTTTTGAGTGTTATGTTACTCAGGTTTACAAGAAAGAGTGGTTCTTTGAAGGGGATATCGAGTGATTCGCCGGTTCTGTTAACAAAAGATATGGGAGAACAAGAAGATGTTGTGGAGGTTTCAAGTGAAGAAAGTGATGAAAAAGAAGATATAGTAAATGAGGCACATGAGTTTTCATTTACCTTcaagtttccaacttttgaagAGTTCAGTAAAAACCCGAAAAGTTTGTCTGAATTGCTTGATAACACTGGACGTGTCGATTCGGCTGAGGTTTTGGTGGAAGATAGTGAAGTGGATACGAATTCGGATGGTGGGGTTGTGTCGAATGAGTCTCGGGTTCTTGAATTTGAagggtatgttttttttttttttaatttactgCAGCAACTGGTTGTTAATtcttattttgtatttttttttcgaACAAAAATTCGGTTACGTCTAGGTCTGTTCATGAGTCACATGATGATGATCAAAGGGAAGGTGGTTTTGAACAATTGATGGTTGATAGTTCAAATTTGAAGACGATTGAGGAAGTTGAggaaaaagaagaaatttataGTTTTAGTGAAGAAAAATTGCAAAAAATTAATGTTGAATGTGTTAATAAATTCTTTCATTCGACTACGGATTCGATTGGTTCACGAACGAGTGATGTTCACTCGGAAGATGGGTTGTTGTCGGACAAGACCGAGATTGCTGAAACGGAGGAAAAAGAAGATGAAGAGTTCGATACTTTTGATGAAGAGAAATTGCAAAAAGTTCATGATGAAAGTATTCATTCATCTCCTGATTCGACAACGGATTCATTCAGTTCAAACAATCGTCATTCGCCAATGTTTGATTCACATCCAGACGATGGGTTCTTGTCAGATGGAGATTTCGAACCAGAATtcgatgaaaacgatgaaaaAGAACAAAACAATTGGACACAATCCAACTTCTTATCCGAGAACGACTTTGTTGCAAAATCATCGAACGAGAAGAATGTGTCAAGTGATACAACAAACAAGTTGGAATCTTTGTGGGAACATCAAGAGTTGATTGAGCAGTTGAAGATGGAGATCAAGAAAGTAAAAGCGATTGGACTACCGACCATATTCGAAGAATCGGAATCGCCTCCAAAGATCATGGAGGACTTGAAGCCATGGAAGATTGAGGAGGTGTACCAAAATGGTGGAGGGAAGATGGGTGAAGTTCACAAGTTTTACAAGAGTTATAGAGAAAGAATGCGCAAATTCGACATTTTCAATTACCAGAAAATGTATACCATAGGTACATAAATCCTTCCTTTACTTATACTTTCTTCCCtatcatagttgtcaatagcaaATAGCAGACGATAGAGACAAGCTACCTGTacgctacgtagcgatagcgatgaaatagcAGGCGATACACTAGAATaaaattttagaaatattttacatgtatgttttataaaaaaatctggTAAAATGGAAGAATATACGCTTCTATTTTCAATCCTGTAACAAAAAACTCTAAAGTAGGCTTACTTTTTAGTTGCTACTGGTATATATTAAAAGAACAAAATTACTTTCACGCTATTTCCTTGCTTTTTAGGCGCTAACAATCAGATAGCGGCATAGTATCTCATCGCTATGCTATTCGCTATAGCGAGCGCTATGTTCGCTATTAACAACTGTGTTCCCTATCGTTCATACACTTGCTAGTTTGCCTTAAATCATGCTTATATAGTTAGACGTATGTACATGCATTACAACTTAAAGatttaaaatcatatatttttcgtccaaatttgtttttttttttgaacataaATGATTATAATATCATAATCATCACTTGATTATGCTAAACACTTTAGACTAATCATCACAACTAAGTTTTAAAATACATTATTGCAATTTTAATGTCAAAATGGAAGTCAAACTCAAGTAATTTTTCTTTAAATTGAAGTTTTGGCCCCTCATGTTATCTTAGTAAACAAGTTTTGGTACAATGAGGTATGGTTTGactcattttcttttgtaaacaaGAAAATATGACCCGAAAAACTTATGACACAACGCGTAATGTGTTGCAGCTTATCTTTCATGAAAAGTATATGTGAAATGAATTTGGAAAGGGAAGGGAAGAGAAAAGGGCCCATTTTTTTTCCGGTTAGGTGGGGTTCAAGAGAAACACAAAAACTATGAAACTTTTTAGTTTTCAGGTTAAAGAATGATGACTTGTGGAATACAAAAAGGCATCTTTTTTCcatcatgtgtgtgtgtgtgtgtggtgggggGTGGCTTGTGGGGGACAAGAACaagtttttgtgtttttttttttccatgAAAACATGATGTAAATAACTTTGGGTGTTCAACTTTATAGAAAATACAAATAGGATAAAGATCAAAAAGTTAGCATACCCTGCAAGCAATATATATTGTAGTATGAAAAGCTTTAAACAGGGTGGCCCACCGGTAAGCGCTTGAGTTTTTTTATATACCTGAGGTCTCAGGTTTAAATTCAGCTTTCACTGGTTTTCTGTCTTTAACTCCTGTGGTTAACAGAGTATTAGTGGGGTCCTGTGAGTATTATAGCAACGTATTCTCACGGTTACCAAGAAAATAtaaatttgttattttatttaaagaTCTTAGGTTTCATATGTCAGAACACTCAAATGAGAGCACAAAAAGCATGCTCCACCAATATGATTAATGGGGTGGGGGACAAGACTGTATGCAAACAAAAACCCTAAATATGTTATTGCACTCATGTTATATGTTTATTTAAGGGTCCTAATAACCCACACCCCAAATTCTTAATTTCACAccttgtatacgggccgtataacgttatgcggcccgtatagaataatttgacatgaaaaatattgggccgtataatgttatacggcttGTATAATGTTGTACGGCTCGTATACATAGAGAAAATATTAGGTCGTATAAcattctatacgggtcgtataacattatatgggTCGTATAGCATTATATAAGGTTTgagtcgtataacattatatgggtcgtataacatcctatacgggtcgtataatgttatacggcccgtatacatggACAAAAAAAATTCTCTGACATTTTTTTTGTGTAACAatcagttatacggcccgtataactCTTTACGAGCCGTATACATGTAGtggtgtgaaaataagattttagaggtGTGAGAATAGTGGAAGCCTTATTTAAATGAGACcaaaattatattataatataatattttgacccatttttatgttttcttgTGAAAATTAATAAAATCTGAAATTCTTATTCTTACCAACATAATAATCCAACAACCaaacaagattttaataataacACATGGGTTTCTAGTATCATGCTTAGTCAGTTGTTAAAAGAATTGCCTTTCTGTCATGTTATTGTCAATGTAGCTGCTTTTCAGTATTATAATTGTTTCTTTAATGTCACTCATTACAGATCCCACAAAATCTTGTCTGTTATCCATATTGGTGTTGATATGTTATAGACAGTTTACCTAACTGAATTCTAGtccatgtgttttttttttttttttaattatggaTGGATGTATGACAACCACCAAAGATAACCACCTTCtcatagtaaaaaaataaaagtaaaaaagatGGGATTTTTTACTAGGGGTGTTGTTCATAGTCCAGTTCGGTTTGTTTTAGAAAAATTCCAGGCCGAACTGCTAACTACAGTTTCAAAACACAACAAAACGGTTCGGTTTGGCAGGTTGAACCGATTTTCTTatcttgtttaaaaaaaaatcattcgtTTGTATTAAAATTTAAATAGAATATTAAAGATGGTTCAtgaattaaaaaatattaaacgGCTGATTCGCTTTACACGGTCGATTTCATGTTACGAACCGTGAACCGAACTGTTAACACCAGCATTTGAAACGATAAACCGTGAACTGAACCGTATAAATCTCAAATTGATTCGAGTTTTTTCGCGGTTTTGTCGGTTTTGTAGCTGCAGTAAACATTTACCAGTGTTAGGTAAATTTAAAATATAGCTAGTGTTTGGGTAGTTAAAAGGCTTAAATTTTGATCTTTATGCATATATTATACAGGTTTCTTACAGTTAAAAGATCCTCCACAGTCATCTTCAAGTTCAAAATCCCCAATTACCGAATTTACGACACTTTTTGGCCAAAGTTTCATGACTAACAAAGGCAAAAAGCAAGAAAATGACCCAACAACCAAGTTCATCAAAGAACTACAAAGTGATTTGGAAGTTGTGTATGTTGGTCAAATGTGTTTGTCATGGGAAATCCTTCACTGGCAATACGAAAAGGCGTTAGATATATGGGAATCAGACACGCGTGGGGTCCGGAGATTTAACGATATTGCCGGTGAATTTCAACAGTTTCAAGTGTTGATGCAAAGATTCATAGAGGATGAACCTTTTCAAGGTCCAAGAATCCAGAATTATGTGAAGAATCGATGCGTGTTTCGTAATCTACTTCAAGTTCCTGTGATTAGAGGTGAGAAACTAATCGGTTAATCAGTTGTAAAGTTTTGGAGTTTGGGATTTTGTTGGATTAATTCATGGATAATTTGTAGATGATCATATGAAGAACAAGAAGGCAAGAAGTGAAGTTGTATATGATATCACGAGTGACGCGCTAGTTGAGATTCTTGAAGAATCGATACGTATATTTTGGAGATTCGTTCGTGCTGATAAGCATAAACGGCAAACGCCCGTAGAGTTTCAGAGACCCGAGGACTCGCAGCTGTTCTTGGATCTCCAAAAAGATTTACACAAGGTTAGTTCGTTAGATTTCAACACAActaataaaaatgtttattaacaTTTTAAGTGCACTCAACATTTTCTTCAAAGCGTCCGAGTCCTCTAGTAGAGGTGCAAACGAGctgagccaagctcgagctcggctcgtttattatctattaattaatatatagtaaaaataaaataaataatagactcgtttaggctcgcgagctcggTAAGTGAAGATCGGACTCAGGCTCATTTACTAAACACATTTATTTTTAGGTTCAGGCTCTGCTCGTTTACTAgatattaataaaaactaatattacgCCTAGGCTTGACGAGcctgacgagcttcacatgctaggctcgagctcgggctcgataagggtCGGCTCGTTCCAAGCTTTTTCTCGACCCTATCTCGAGTAGCGCGCGAGCCGCTCCGCTTGTCTTCACCGCTATAGAGGATACTGGTTCAAATTCAGTTTCCACGGGTTTCCTGCCCTTAGTAACCTCTTTGAAAGCCGCCTGTCTATCGCAAGCTGTATTTTACCTGATCCCATTGGTTACCAAGTTATTGGTGGGACCCGTGAATTTACTGGTAACAAGTTCTCACGGGCCCGTATGAAATGCAAATCTAGAACATATAAAAGTCGGGATCTTGGTGAAATTTTAACATGTGTTTGATGGATATGCAGAAGGAAAAGAAGCTTAAAGAACAACTGAGAAGTGGGAATTG encodes the following:
- the LOC110911017 gene encoding uncharacterized protein LOC110911017; amino-acid sequence: MDSVLEVFYPKLVLFVLGFWSFVSTCLLHLLRYFTRFTRKSGSLKGISSDSPVLLTKDMGEQEDVVEVSSEESDEKEDIVNEAHEFSFTFKFPTFEEFSKNPKSLSELLDNTGRVDSAEVLVEDSEVDTNSDGGVVSNESRVLEFEGSVHESHDDDQREGGFEQLMVDSSNLKTIEEVEEKEEIYSFSEEKLQKINVECVNKFFHSTTDSIGSRTSDVHSEDGLLSDKTEIAETEEKEDEEFDTFDEEKLQKVHDESIHSSPDSTTDSFSSNNRHSPMFDSHPDDGFLSDGDFEPEFDENDEKEQNNWTQSNFLSENDFVAKSSNEKNVSSDTTNKLESLWEHQELIEQLKMEIKKVKAIGLPTIFEESESPPKIMEDLKPWKIEEVYQNGGGKMGEVHKFYKSYRERMRKFDIFNYQKMYTIGFLQLKDPPQSSSSSKSPITEFTTLFGQSFMTNKGKKQENDPTTKFIKELQSDLEVVYVGQMCLSWEILHWQYEKALDIWESDTRGVRRFNDIAGEFQQFQVLMQRFIEDEPFQGPRIQNYVKNRCVFRNLLQVPVIRDDHMKNKKARSEVVYDITSDALVEILEESIRIFWRFVRADKHKRQTPVEFQRPEDSQLFLDLQKDLHKKEKKLKEQLRSGNCILKKLRSCKEDETEDQVLYFFCQVDMKLVSRVLQMARLTSDQLIWCHNKLSKVSFVNTKIHVEPSFLLFPC